A DNA window from Chelativorans sp. AA-79 contains the following coding sequences:
- a CDS encoding sugar kinase — translation MKAGGVASVGECMLELSGGRDDNWRMGHAGDTFNTLWAIRALTSDTTPADYVSAFGDDPFSGQQKDFFAKHGIGTAASPVIPGRRPGLYAITLTGAERSFTYWRADSAARLLADDERELQKSLHNRELIYFSGITLAILEDAARETFFSVLHDVRREGSRIAFDPNYRPRLWSSPEAARVAFETALGSSDIALPTFPDEAALYDDADPEATARRIRQAGVGEIVVKNGSEPTLLSSEGKETSIPALHVETPVDTTGAGDSFNGAYLAARLAGDAPETAARRAHRVAAAVIQVYGALAPFEVLRQAFEAT, via the coding sequence ATGAAGGCGGGCGGGGTGGCGTCGGTGGGCGAATGCATGCTGGAACTCTCCGGCGGCAGGGACGACAACTGGCGCATGGGGCATGCCGGCGACACGTTCAACACGCTCTGGGCCATCCGTGCGCTGACTTCAGACACCACCCCGGCGGATTATGTCAGCGCCTTCGGCGACGATCCCTTTTCCGGGCAACAGAAGGATTTTTTCGCGAAGCACGGCATAGGAACGGCCGCCAGCCCGGTCATCCCCGGCCGCCGGCCGGGGCTCTACGCCATCACGCTGACGGGCGCGGAACGCTCCTTCACCTACTGGCGTGCGGATTCAGCCGCACGCCTGCTCGCCGACGACGAAAGGGAACTGCAAAAAAGCCTGCACAATCGCGAGCTTATCTACTTTTCCGGAATCACCTTGGCAATTCTTGAGGACGCCGCCCGCGAAACCTTTTTCTCGGTCCTGCACGATGTTCGGCGGGAAGGCAGCAGGATCGCCTTCGATCCCAACTACCGGCCCCGCCTATGGTCGTCCCCCGAAGCCGCCCGCGTCGCCTTCGAAACGGCACTTGGCAGCAGCGACATCGCGCTGCCCACTTTCCCCGACGAAGCAGCGCTCTACGACGATGCGGATCCCGAAGCGACGGCGAGGCGTATTCGGCAGGCGGGCGTCGGTGAAATTGTGGTGAAGAACGGCTCCGAGCCGACATTGCTTTCAAGCGAAGGCAAGGAAACGTCGATACCGGCTCTCCACGTGGAAACGCCGGTCGACACGACTGGGGCCGGCGATTCCTTCAACGGCGCCTATCTTGCAGCCCGTCTGGCAGGGGATGCGCCGGAGACGGCCGCCCGCCGCGCCCACCGTGTGGCTGCCGCGGTGATCCAGGTCTACGGCGCGCTGGCGCCGTTCGAGGTGCTGCGGCAGGCGTTCGAGGCGACGTAG
- a CDS encoding Lrp/AsnC ligand binding domain-containing protein — MAPDRLDRIDRNILDALSQDGRLSIAELAKRVGLSKTPVQARLRRLEAEGYIRGYTAIVDRERMGVGHIAFVQVTLSDTRSAALEAFNKAALAVPEVDQCHMIAASFDYLLKVRTKDISAYRRVLGEKISNLPHVSHTSTFVVMETVKDR, encoded by the coding sequence ATGGCGCCGGATCGTTTGGACCGCATCGACCGCAATATCCTCGACGCGCTGTCGCAGGATGGCCGGCTTTCCATTGCGGAACTCGCCAAACGGGTGGGCCTTTCCAAGACGCCGGTCCAGGCGCGGCTGCGCCGACTGGAGGCGGAGGGCTATATCCGCGGCTATACGGCCATCGTGGACCGCGAGCGCATGGGCGTAGGCCACATCGCCTTCGTGCAGGTGACCCTCTCGGACACGCGCTCCGCCGCGCTCGAAGCCTTCAACAAGGCTGCGCTCGCCGTGCCGGAGGTCGACCAATGCCACATGATCGCGGCAAGCTTCGATTATCTGCTCAAGGTGCGAACGAAGGATATCTCTGCCTATCGCCGCGTGCTGGGCGAAAAGATCTCCAACCTGCCGCACGTTTCCCACACCTCCACATTCGTGGTGATGGAGACAGTGAAGGATCGGTGA